One region of Melitaea cinxia chromosome 29, ilMelCinx1.1, whole genome shotgun sequence genomic DNA includes:
- the LOC123667891 gene encoding homeobox protein MSH-B has product MDSVKSESMEINEMSDDPKNNKTENKLAFSIDNLLANKFVDNNRDRGINENASTSDCDYFSVFDKEHVNIESDDDKDSSDSEQLDVESSTADAQEFAGSKPSEYSSASCSSRGKRARTAFSAQQIKSLEAEFEKNRYLSVAARGRLARQLRLTETQIKIWFQNRRTKWKRKYTNDVEILAQQYYNSLGIISPRPMFVGDRLWIFNYPNRLQPTQQQQWAKSLNNIANIQQNPIIERTMFRNIPKPDIPLLLPPQYPNDRLFLNVERNISLTGNVGLTGNVKVPAQNRFVTVPREVYSNMATAQRSLDMYKNNILSHSPNQDSSVDHLRRLEENFSI; this is encoded by the exons ATGGATTCTGTGAAATCTGAATCGATGGAAATTAACGAAATGAGTGATGATccgaaaaataacaaaactgaaaataaattagccTTTTCTATAGATAATCTATTAGCCAATAAATTTGTGGATAATAATAGAGACAGAGGAATTAATGAAAATGCTTCGACGTCTGATTGTGACTATTTTAGTGTTTTCGATAAGGAACATGTAAATATTGAATCTGATGATGATAAAGATAGTAGTGATTCAGAGCAGTTGGACGTCGAGAGCTCTACAGCTGATGCGCAGGAGTTTGCTGGATCTAAACCTTCTGAATATTCATCag CATCATGTTCATCTCGCGGTAAGAGAGCTAGGACGGCGTTTAGCGCTCAACAGATCAAGAGTTTGGAAGCTGAGTTTGAGAAGAACAGATATCTTTCAGTCGCCGCGAGAGGGCGGTTAGCGCGGCAGTTGAGACTTACTGAAACACag attaaaatatgGTTTCAAAACCGACGAACAAAATGGAAACGAAAGTACACAAACGACGTAGAAATATTAGCGCAACAGTATTACAACAGCCTAGGTATCATTTCGCCTAGACCTATGTTTGTTGGAGATCGACTATGGATCTTCAATTACCCAAATCGACTCCAACCAACCCAGCAACAACAATGGGCCAAGTCACTCAACAACATCGCCAATATACAACAAAACCCAATTATAGAACGAACAATGTTTAGAAATATACCAAAACCGGATATCCCGCTCCTCTTGCCACCGCAGTATCCAAACGATCGCTTGTTTCTGAACGTTGAACGAAATATCAGTTTGACAGGAAACGTCGGTTTGACGGGGAACGTCAAAGTTCCCGCGCAAAATCGGTTCGTGACAGTCCCCAGAGAGGTGTACAGCAATATGGCGACGGCTCAAAGGAGTTTGgatatgtacaaaaataatattttaagccaCAGCCCCAATCAGGATTCGAGCGTTGACCATTTGAGAAGATTGGAAGagaattttagtatttag